In Camelina sativa cultivar DH55 chromosome 16, Cs, whole genome shotgun sequence, a single window of DNA contains:
- the LOC104752288 gene encoding NADH kinase — translation MAIRKLLLLLKPIDPYSFLQTEGASLIKNPQVLKYLESRCKVHKNAINFCQEILSKKPVEWKPISRNDLAHPIRDVDMVITVGGDGTLLHASHFIHDSVPVLGVNSDPTQAHEVEELSDQFDASRSTGHLCAATVENFEQVLDDILFGRVIPSKVSRISLKLNSEPLLSHALNDVLIAHPCPAAVSRFSFKIKNKDGETRHKTVNCRSSGLRVCTAAGSTAAMQSAGGFVMPILSRDLQFMVREPISPGSTASLMHSAFKPDQLMDVNWYSDHGTIYIDGCQVRHNVQIGDTIEISSDAPVLNVFLAHGISQIRSRY, via the exons ATGGCGATCAGGAAGCTTCTGCTACTATTGAAACCGATTGATCCGTACTCATTCCTCCAAACCGAAGGTGCATCGCTCATCAAAAACCCTCAG GTTCTTAAATATCTAGAAAGCAGGTGCAAAGTACACAAGAATGCTATAAATTTTTGTCAGGAAATACTAAGTAAGAAGCCAGTCGAATGGAAACCTATTTCGCGTAATGACTTAGCGCATCCCATTCGTGATGTGGATATGGTTATCACCGTGGGTGGAGATGGTACCCTCTTGCATGCCAGTCATTTCATCCATGATTCTGTTCCGGTTCTAGGAGTCAATTCTGATCCAACTCAAGCTCACGAG GTAGAAGAACTGAGTGATCAGTTTGACGCTAGTAGAAGTACTGGTCATCTTTGTGCTGCAACAGTTGAGAATTTTGAACAG GTGCTGGATGACATTTTGTTTGGCAGAGTGATTCCTTCAAAAGTATCGAGGATATCACTCAAGTTAAATTCAGAACCTCTTCTTTCACACGCACTTAATGACGTTTTGATTGCACACCCATGCCCTGCCGCGGTTTCAAGGTTCTCATTCAA GATTAAGAACAAAGATGGTGAGACCCGTCATAAGACAGTGAACTGCCGCTCAAGCGGTCTAAGAGTCTGCACAGCTGCTGGCTCAACTGCAGCAATGCAGTCAGCAGGTGGGTTCGTGATGCCAATATTGTCTCGTGATCTACAGTTTATGGTCAGAGAGCCAATCTCTCCAGGTTCAACCGCTTCTCTTATGCATTCGGCCTTCAAACCGGACCAACTAATGGACGTTAACTGGTATTCAGACCATGGGACAATCTACATTGATGGTTGTCAGGTTCGCCACAACGTGCAGATCGGAGATACAATCGAGATATCATCCGATGCACCGGTCTTAAATGTTTTCTTGGCTCACGGCATTTCTCAGATCAGATCAAGGTACTAG
- the LOC104752289 gene encoding B-box zinc finger protein 22 — MKIQCNVCEAAEAVVLCCANEAALCWACDEKIHAANKLAGKHQRVPLSVSSSSIPKCDICQEASGFFFCLQDRALLCRKCDVAIHTVNPHVSAHQRFLLTGIKVGLESIESGPSSKSSPTNDAMDTKPLVQSLPHEPQKGVFPESKVSDQVSTKLPFASSGSATGSIPQWQIEEIFGLTDFDQSYEYMENNGSSKADTSGRGDSDNSSMMRSAEEDAEDNNNCLGGETSWAVPQIQSPPTASGLNWPKQFHHHSVFVPDISSSDLYAGSSPKQRVGKRRRW, encoded by the exons ATGAAGATTCAGTGCAACGTTTGTGAAGCGGCGGAAGCGGTGGTTCTATGTTGCGCCAACGAGGCTGCTCTGTGTTGGGCTTGCGATGAGAAGATTCACGCTGCTAATAAACTCGCCGGAAAACATCAGAGAgtccctctctctgtctcttcctcttccataCCCAAATGTGACATTTGTCAG GAAGcttctggattcttcttctGTCTGCAAGATAGAGCTTTACTATGTAGGAAATGTGATGTTGCAATCCACACTGTGAATCCTCATGTCTCAGCTCACCAGAGATTTCTTCTCACTGGAATCAAAGTTGGTCTCGAATCTATAGAATCTGGTCCGTCCTCTAAATCCTCACCTACCAATGATGCCATGGACACAAAACCACTTGTTCAGTCTTTACCTCATGAGCCTCAAAAAGGAGTTTTCCCGGAAAGTAAAGTCAGTGATCAAGTTTCGACAAAGCTTCCTTTTGCAAGCAGCGGATCAGCTACTGGAAGCATTCCTCAGTGGCAAATAGAGGAGATTTTTGGGCTTACCGACTTTGATCAGAGCTATGAATACATGGAGAACAATGGATCCTCTAAG GCTGATACTAGTGGACGAGGAGATTCAGACAACTCTTCGATGATGAGATCTGCAGAAGAAGATGCAGAAGATAACAATAACTGCTTAGGCGGTGAGACATCATGGGCTGTTCCACAGATTCAGTCTCCACCTACAGCTTCTGGTCTAAACTGGCCTAAGCAATTTCACCACCACTCAGTGTTTGTTCCAGACATATCTTCTTCAGATCTTTACGCCGGTTCATCCCCGAAACAAAGGGTTGGGAAACGGCGGCGATGGTGA
- the LOC104752290 gene encoding mechanosensitive ion channel protein 6-like yields MDLSMDELQSRGLTPVSESPTSAKVPPPTTTKPDAEARRDSRSNNNNDGGGEVVKCSGTAPMPRSSSNLLKMRTRSRLSDPPTPQLPPQPADMKSGRIPKSGQMKSGFFGKSPKTQGEEEEDDPFAEEDLPEEYRKDKLSLWIVLEWLSLVLIIAGFVCTLSIPFLHEKKLADLDLWKWECMVLVLICGRLVSSWVVKIAVFFIERNFLLRKRVLYFVYGVRKAVQNCLWLGLVLLAWHFLFDEKVAKATKTMSLRVVTKIFVCLLVGFLLWLVKTLLVKVLASSFHMSTYFDRIQESLFTQYVIETLSGPPLIEIQKNEEEEERISVEVKKFQNPGGVEIQSGAQKSPMKTGKSPLISRILSNGGGAGGGGGGGDNKGITIDSLHKLNPKNVSAWKMKRLMNIIRNGSLTTLDEQLQDPNLDDEKGNQIRSEFEAKLAARKIFHNVAKPGSKFIYVNDIMRFLPDNEALKTLSLFEGATETNRISKSSLKNWVVNAFRERRALALTLNDTKTAVNRLHKMVNIVVGIIIIVIWLIILGITSTKFLVVMSSQVVVVAFIFGNMCKIVFESIIYLFVIHPFDVGDRCEIDGVQMVVEEMNILTTVFLRFDNQKVVYPNSLLWTKSIGNYYRSPDMGDGIEFSIHITTPAEKIILIKHRITSYIDGKKDHWYPAPMIVFKDMESLNSVRIAVWPTHRMNHQDMGERWVRRSQLVEEIAKICRELDIEYRLYPLDINVKNMPTSTVLPVSDRLPPTWTAPASSSN; encoded by the exons ATGGACCTTAGTATGGACGAGCTTCAGTCCAGAGGTTTGACTCCGGTATCGGAATCTCCGACGTCGGCGAAAGTGCCTCCTCCTACTACTACTAAACCTGACGCCGAGGCAAGACGAGACAGCCGTAGCAATAATAACAACgatggtggaggagaagttgtCAAGTGTAGTGGAACCGCTCCGATGCCGAGAAGCTCTAGCAATTTGCTTAAGATGCGGACTAGGTCACGGCTTTCGGATCCACCGACGCCTCAGCTGCCTCCTCAACCGGCGGATATGAAATCGGGTCGGATTCCGAAATCCGGGCAGATGAAATCAGGTTTTTTCGGTAAAAGCCCTAAAACTCAgggggaggaagaagaggatgatccGTTTGCAGAGGAGGATCTGCCGGAAGAGTACAGGAAAGATAAGCTTAGTCTATGGATTGTATTGGAAtggttgagtttggttttgatcATTGCTGGGTTTGTTTGCACTCTTTCAATACCTTTCTTGCATGAGAAGAAACTCGCGGATCTTGATCTGTGGAAATGGGAATGTATGGTTTTAGTGTTGATCTGTGGTAGGTTAGTCTCTAGTTGGGTCGTTAAGATTGCcgtcttcttcattgaaaggAACTTTCTTCTCAGGAAAAGGGTTTTGTATTTCGTCTACGGTGTCCGGAAAGCTGTGCAGAATTGCTTATGGTTAGGACTTGTTTTACTCGCTTGGCATTTCTTGTTTGATGAGAAAGTGGCTAAAGCAACAAAGACCATGTCCCTGCGTGTTGTGACTAAGatctttgtgtgtttgttggttGGGTTTTTGTTGTGGCTCGTGAAGACACTCTTGGTCAAAGTTCTTGCTTCCTCGTTCCATATGAGCACTTACTTTGACAGGATTCAAGAGTCTTTGTTTACTCAGTACGTGATTGAGACGCTCTCTGGTCCTCCTTTGATTGAGATCCAAAaaaacgaggaagaagaagagagaatcagTGTAGAGGTTAAGAAGTTTCAGAACCCTGGAGGTGTTGAGATTCAGTCAGGGGCTCAGAAAAGTCCGATGAAGACCGGGAAGAGCCCGTTGATCTCTCGTATTCTATCTAATGGAGGAggagcaggaggaggaggaggaggaggagacaacAAAGGGATTACGATCGATAGCCTTCATAAGCTGAATCCCAAGAATGTTTCAGCGTGGAAAATGAAGAGGCTGATGAATATAATCCGGAATGGATCACTTACCACCTTGGATGAACAGCTTCAAGATCCAAACTTGGATGATGAGAAAGGGAACCAAATCAGAAGTGAGTTTGAGGCAAAGCTTGCCGCAAGAAAGATCTTTCATAATGTTGCTAAGCCAGGATCAAA GTTCATCTACGTGAACGACATTATGCGGTTTCTGCCAGATAACGAAGCTTTGAAGACTTTAAGTCTCTTTGAAGGAGCAACTGAGACGAACAGGATCAGCAAATCATCTCTTAAAAACTGGGTG GTGAATgcttttagagagagaagagctctTGCATTGACCTTGAACGACACGAAAACAGCAGTAAACAGGCTTCACAAGATGGTGAATATCGTGGTTGGGATCATCATAATAGTTATTTGGCTTATCATACTTGGAATCACTTCCACCAAATTCCTCGTAGTCATGAGCTCGCAAGTCGTGGTTGTTGCATTCATATTTGGGAACATGTGCAAGATAGTGTTCGAATCCATCATCTACTTGTTTGTTATACACCCGTTTGATGTAGGCGATCGATGTGAAATCGATGGAGTCCAG ATGGTTGTGGAAGAGATGAACATATTGACAACAGTTTTTTTGAGGTTTGATAACCAGAAAGTCGTGTACCCGAACAGTCTTCTGTGGACTAAATCCATTGGAAACTATTACCGTAGTCCTGATATGGGAGATGGAATCGAATTCTCCATCCACATTACTACTCCAGCTGAGAAAATCATCCTCATCAAACATAGAATCACAAG TTACATTGATGGGAAGAAGGATCACTGGTATCCGGCGCCGATGATAGTATTCAAAGACATGGAGTCATTGAACAGTGTGAGGATTGCAGTTTGGCCAACACATCGAATGAATCATCAAGACATGGGAGAGAGATGGGTTCGAAGATCTCAGCTTGTTGAAGAGATTGCCAAGATTTGCAGAGAGCTTGACATTGAGTATCGATTGTATCCTCTTGAcatcaatgtcaaaaacatGCCCACTTCCACTGTTTTGCCAGTTTCAGACAGACTTCCACCTACATGGACTGCTCCTGCTTCTAGCAGCAACTGA
- the LOC104752291 gene encoding protein VTE6, chloroplastic, which translates to MATISSTLLLLNPCRSVSSPPLRIPILSGFSYARSCRFGRRNLEPFSNGMLSSGSRADGVTVAAAASVEGMMTEAMKLIQLASPTWKSALANNLLIFVLGSPLLVTGLSASGIAAAFLLGTLTWRAYGSAGFLLVAAYFVIGTAATKVKMSEKEAQGVAEKRKGRRGPRSVIGSSAAGCVCAFLSIYQVGGPAFSQLFRLGFVSSFCTKVSDTVSSELGKAYGKTTYLATTFKIVPRGTEGAMSVEGTLAGLLASFFLASVGCFLGQITPPEAAVCVLASQIANLGESIIGASFQDKEGFKWLNNDVVNVINISLGSIVAILMQQFILQNWA; encoded by the exons ATGGCAACGATATCGTCAACTCTACTACTCTTAAATCCTTGTAGATCAGTTTCTTCACCTCCTCTGAGAATCCCAATACTCTCGGGATTTTCATACGCTAGATCCTGTCGATTCGGACGGCGTAATCTCGAACCCTTTTCAAACGGAATGCTATCGTCGGGAAGCAGAGCCGACGGTGTTACGGTGGCGGCTGCTGCATCGGTGGAAGGAATGATGACGGAGGCGATGAAGCTGATTCAATTGGCGTCACCTACTTGGAAATCCGCCTTGGCTAacaatttgttgatttttgttctCGGTTCACCGCTTCTTGTTACCGGATTGTCCGCTTCTGGGATCGCCGCCGCGTTTTTGCTCGGTACTCTAACTTGGCGGGCTTATGGCTCTGCTGGTTTCCTCTTAGTCGCTGCTTACTTCGTCATA GGAACAGCGGCAACAAAGGTTAAAATGTCGGAAAAGGAAGCACAAGGCGTGGCCGAGAAGAGAAAGGGTAGAAGAGGACCCCGCAGTGTGATTGGTTCAAGTGCTGCTGGTTGTGTCTGTGCTTTTCTTTCAATATATCAAGTGGGAGGACCAGCTTTTTCTCAGCTTTTCCGGCTTGGTTTTGTTTCCAGTTTCTGTACCAAAGTGTCTGACACTGTCTCTAGCGAGTTAGGCAAAGCGTATGGAAAAACAAC GTATTTAGCCACAACATTCAAGATTGTACCAAGAGGAACCGAGGGAGCTATGAGTGTTGAAGGAACATTGGCTGGACTTTTAGCATCATTTTTTCTTGCCTCTGTTGGGTGTTTCCTGGGTCAG ATAACTCCTCCAGAAGCAGCAGTATGTGTACTAGCTTCACAGATTGCCAATCTTGGAGAGAGCATAATAGGTGCTTCGTTTCAAGACAAAGAAGGATTCAAATGG CTAAACAATGATGTAGTCAACGTGATCAACATTAGCTTGGGAAGCATTGTCGCGATTTTGATGCAACAGTTTATACTCCAGAATTGGGCCTAA
- the LOC104752292 gene encoding 50S ribosomal protein L13, chloroplastic: MAVLCSSTTVILPSSSVKSSGSDRRSPFLGFSLTALSKPSARVGIYANVKRGLQVKCEAEQTTSTTTSLVPANQRWMFDEEEANGPDIWNTTWYPKASDHVNTDKPWFVVDATDKILGRLASTIANHIRGKNLASYTPSVDMGAFVIVVNAEKVAVSGKKRNQKLYRRHSGRPGGMTVETFDQLQQRIPERIIEHAVRGMLPKGRLGRALFNHLKVYKGPDHPHEAQKPLDLPIRDKRIQLQK; the protein is encoded by the exons atggcggTTCTTTGCTCGTCTACGACGGTGattctcccttcttcttcagTGAAATCCTCCGGAAGTGACAGAAGGTCTCCGTTTTTAGGGTTCTCTCTGACGGCTCTCTCGAAGCCGTCGGCACGAGTCGGCATTTATGCCAACGTGAAAAGAGGATTGCAAGTGAAGTGTGAAGCTGAGCAGACGACTAGTACTACGACTTCTCTTGTTCCGGCGAATCAGCGATGGATGttcgacgaagaagaagctaatggccCT GACATCTGGAACACGACATGGTATCCAAAAGCTTCGGACCATGTGAACACGGATAAGCCCTGGTTTGTGGTTGATGCAACTGACAAAATTCTTGGTAGATTGGCATCAACAATTGCTAATCACATCCGCGGGAAGAATCTTGCCTCCTACACTCCTAGTGTTGACATGGGAGCCTTTGTGATCGTG GTAAACGCTGAGAAAGTTGCTGTATCTGGAAAGAAGAGGAACCAAAAGCTATACAGGAGGCACTCTGGACGACCTGGTGGTATGACAGTTGAAACTTTTGATCAATTGCAGCAGAGAATTCCTGAAAGAATCATTGAGCATGCTGTTCGTGGGATGCTTCCAAAGGGACGG CTTGGGAGAGCTCTGTTTAATCACCTGAAGGTGTACAAAGGTCCGGACCATCCCCACGAGGCCCAGAAGCCGCTTGATCTGCCTATCAGGGACAAGAGAATACAgctgcaaaaataa
- the LOC104754013 gene encoding putative B3 domain-containing protein At1g78640, translating to MPLFVHSTSQAKKNQTSMSQEPPPMNTDEALKSHCFSQNPNYFESTLPRRYHSNFSLGSQRLSGQFLMIPNPIFVEISLMKNTQDTNPASLQSSSSSLNTKTISKEQNENEEPHWTIRKELTKSDVNCVNNQKLILEKSFVDEHILKHLPLEDSQKIDRGKPGITVKVYDHDTDSEHELCLALRSSYVLKNGWLKTFIQRRDLKKGDEVGLFWECSTSKLHFSVLSRAIAKAPA from the exons ATGCCTCTCTTTGTTCACTCTACATCTCAGGCGAAGAAGAATCAGACGAGTATGAGCCAAGAACCACCTCCGATGAACACAGACGAAGCGTTGAAGAGTCATTGCTTCTCGCAAAATCCAAATTACTTCGAGA GTACTCTGCCTAGAAGATACCATAGTAACTTTTCGCTTGGCTCACAAAGACTCTCTGGCCAGTTTCTTATGATCCCTAACCCTATATTTGTCGAAATAAGTTTGATGAAAAATACTCAGGATACCAATCCAGCAAGTCTTCAGTCTAGCTCTTCTTCTCTG AATACAAAGACTATCTCGAAAGAGCAAAATGAAAATGAGGAGCCACACTGGACCATCAGGAAGGAACTGACCAAGAGTGATGTTAACTGTGTTAACAACCAAAAACTTATTCTGGAAAAAAGCTTTGTTGACGAGCACATTCTGAAACATCTCCCTCTAGAAGATTCCCAAAAGATAGACAGAGGTAAACCCGGAATCACGGTTAAGGTGTATGACCACGATACTGACAGTGAGCACGAGCTGTGTCTAGCACTCCGGAGTAGCTATGTTCTCAAGAATGGTTGGTTGAAAACATTTATTCAAAGAAGAGACTTGAAGAAAGGAGACGAAGTTGGTCTCTTCTGGGAGTGTTCTACTTCTAAGCTTCATTTTAGTGTGCTTTCTCGTGCAATCGCAAAAGCTCCTGCTTAA
- the LOC109129550 gene encoding putative B3 domain-containing protein At1g78640 has translation MAEEQWDIPHANYLSLGMGPYDTTAISPTKKKEGKPLRLFGNSIFPAESSSDDTAMALVDVPTSSEKTLSSFEVELESSEETHNKDSLSLELSLGISGSCTINSNVTCAGIKKNITKDARKSKKRRSLSKEEKRAARVLAEVPHPHPWTMAKTLSVSDVNGLSRLMLNTVDAETHIVSHLPTDVQENIQQGIGIEITAYDQEKGTEHKLVIKRHVNTSKSYVLNGGWSAVFSKRKKLVEGDTIGLFWNNTNSRLHVGVLQRKKDEKDLVC, from the coding sequence ATGGCCGAAGAACAGTGGGACATCCCTCACGCGAACTACCTTTCCTTGGGAATGGGACCTTATGATACGACGGCTATCTCTCCGACCAAGAAGAAAGAAGGCAAACCTCTACGCCTGTTTGGAAATTCGATATTTCCAGCAGAGTCCTCTTCCGATGACACGGCCATGGCTCTCGTTGACGTTCCAACATCTTCGGAGAAGACCCTTTCCTCGTTCGAAGTCGAGCTCGAGTCCTCGGAAGAAACACATAACAAGGACTCTCTCTCGTTAGAACTCTCTTTGGGGATTTCAGGAAGCTGTACTATTAACTCTAATGTTACTTGCGCAGgaatcaagaaaaatataaccaaaGATGCTAGAAAGTCTAAGAAGAGGAGATCACTTTCTAAAGAGGAGAAGCGAGCTGCAAGAGTCTTAGCGGAAGTACCACATCCCCATCCATGGACCATGGCCAAGACTCTGTCCGTCAGCGATGTCAATGGACTAAGCCGACTTATGCTGAACACAGTGGACGCCGAAACCCACATCGTTAGTCATCTCCCTACAGATGTCCAAGAGAACATCCAACAAGGAATTGGAATCGAGATCACAGCTTACGACCAAGAAAAGGGAACTGAGCACAAGTTGGTTATCAAGAGACACGTCAATACATCAAAAAGCTATGTTTTAAACGGTGGCTGGTCTGCAGTGTTTTCTAAGAGGAAGAAATTGGTGGAAGGAGACACGATTGGACTCTTCTGGAATAATACTAACTCTAGGCTCCACGTTGGTGTGcttcagagaaagaaagatgagaaagatCTAGTTTGCTGA